The Deinococcota bacterium DNA segment CCCTCGGCCTGGCGCTGGCGCTCCTGGCGGCCTACGGGGTGCAGACCTGGCTCGAGCGCGCGCTCGGGCCCGACGCCGCCCACGCCGCCGCGGCCTTTCTGCTCAACTTTTCGCAGGTGCCCGAGTCCGACGCGCCCTGGCGCTACCTCTCGACCGCCTTTGTGCACGCCAGCCTGGGCTCGAGCTTCGGCCTCTTGCACGTCGGCTTCAACGTCTGGGTGCTCTTCGACCTGGGCCGGCTCTACGAGGCGCGCCGGCACTGGGGCAGCCTTCTGGCGGCCTTTGTCTTCGGCACGGCGGCGGGCGCCTACCTGACGTCCGTCATGCAGGCGGGCGACCAGCTCGTCTTAGTCGGCGCCTCGGGCGGCGTCCTGGGCGTGGCCGGGGCGCTCTTGGCCGACACCCTGAACAGCAAGAATCCCTACGACCGCTCCCTCACGCGCTCGCTCCTGCAGTGGGTGGCCATCATCATGGTCCTCTCGGTCGCCATCCCCCAGGTCTCGCTCTGGGGCCACGCGGGCGGGCTTCTGGGCGGGCTGCTGTGGGGCTTCTTGCGCCAGGGCCTGGGTCCCGCCAACGCCGCCCTGCCCGACCGCGTCGCGGG contains these protein-coding regions:
- a CDS encoding rhomboid family intramembrane serine protease, which gives rise to LGLALALLAAYGVQTWLERALGPDAAHAAAAFLLNFSQVPESDAPWRYLSTAFVHASLGSSFGLLHVGFNVWVLFDLGRLYEARRHWGSLLAAFVFGTAAGAYLTSVMQAGDQLVLVGASGGVLGVAGALLADTLNSKNPYDRSLTRSLLQWVAIIMVLSVAIPQVSLWGHAGGLLGGLLWGFLRQGLGPANAALPDRVAGAASLLAIGWALAMVAGWLLRYT